A stretch of the Gemmatimonadaceae bacterium genome encodes the following:
- a CDS encoding DNA methyltransferase has translation MLTLRTAAVLLASADSTAALSTLLHAIGVRGPARALDADQRSAIGLASTLSEVHVAAGPGAVRALVARVRDGAPIREQIPRIAARLQSRAPHVFWLLALTDHRDGAVAFAAWNGDRRPPRVRSLIVDRARVIDSDAETLCTLAAAACGDDGLLHLRWCEVLGRDALGRRFYRELERRVAAIADSASRTAPAAERRELALLHSSRLLFLAFLEAKGWLDGHRNFLTRLFDQRMGRGGGFHARTLRPLFFGTLNTPRGRRASTALAFGHVPFLNGGLFTPTPLERRHRELHFADDALGALLGDLFARYRFTAREESATWSDAAVDPEMLGRAFESLMASDDRRDSGAFFTPQSLVGRVTDLALGEALRTAGLAEDDTACLLAGEQVTRADRPAVLTRLGRLTLLDPACGSGAFLVHALQRIADLRAQLGDPRSVSEIRRDALTRSVFGVDRNPMAVWLCELRLWLSVVIESEVADPMAVAPLPNLDRNVRVGDALSGTPFDAGATLVARPGELATARRRYAGATGVHKAALARALDRAERSRALTMLDRAITGVQHARRELVLAGRGPDLFGERRGLTADDRRTLTDLRSRAAALRHERRRLADGGALPFSFGAHFADVAADGGFQLIVGNPPWVRLHRVPAHERAALRRNYTVFRNASWASGAQAAHAGSGFAGQVDLSALFVERSAALLCPGGALALLVPAKLWCSLAGGGVRRLLHERLSLLHVEDLSNAPALFDAAVYPSIVAARAPERGTEHPPTVTVAAGKRATVVQWRAESGSLALDHTPGSPWLLLPPPVRQAVDYLAAVGIPFLETAVGRPLLGVKSGCNDAFVVEVVDRRGGVACVRAAGGRTGEVEAALLRPAIRGEAVRAWSADTGMDHIVWTCDARGAPLTELPARTARWLGRYKRRLRARSDARNARLWWTLFRTEGAACDRPRVVWADFGRRPRAVILDAGDRRVPLNTCYVARCQDLDDARTLAAILNSAVAAAWLNALAEPARGGFRRYLAWTVGRLPLPRDWLRARRTLAPLAAGIAERPEREHVPHSVLTDAVLHAYRLEHSDLAALLTWTAA, from the coding sequence GTGCTCACGCTTCGTACGGCCGCGGTCCTCCTCGCCAGCGCGGATTCCACCGCCGCCCTCTCCACACTGCTCCACGCGATCGGCGTTCGCGGGCCGGCCCGCGCCCTCGATGCCGACCAGCGATCGGCCATCGGTCTCGCGTCGACGTTGAGTGAGGTTCACGTGGCCGCCGGCCCAGGCGCCGTCCGCGCGCTCGTCGCTCGGGTGCGGGACGGCGCGCCCATACGCGAACAGATTCCGCGCATCGCCGCGCGACTCCAGTCGCGCGCCCCGCACGTATTCTGGCTGCTCGCGCTCACCGACCATCGCGACGGCGCCGTCGCTTTCGCCGCCTGGAACGGAGACCGGCGGCCGCCGCGGGTGCGCTCCCTCATCGTCGACCGGGCGCGGGTGATCGACAGCGACGCCGAAACGCTGTGCACGCTCGCCGCCGCCGCCTGCGGCGACGACGGACTCCTGCATCTGCGGTGGTGCGAGGTGCTCGGCCGCGACGCGCTCGGGCGTCGCTTCTATCGCGAACTCGAGCGCCGCGTGGCGGCCATCGCGGATTCGGCGTCGCGCACCGCACCCGCGGCGGAGCGCCGGGAGTTGGCCCTGCTCCACTCGTCGCGGCTCCTCTTTCTGGCGTTTCTCGAAGCCAAGGGCTGGCTCGACGGACACCGAAACTTCCTGACCCGCCTGTTCGACCAGCGCATGGGACGCGGCGGCGGATTCCACGCGCGCACCCTGCGACCCTTGTTCTTCGGCACGCTCAACACGCCTCGCGGGCGTCGCGCATCTACCGCACTCGCCTTCGGCCACGTGCCGTTTCTCAACGGCGGGCTGTTCACGCCCACGCCGCTCGAGCGCCGTCACCGCGAGCTCCACTTTGCCGACGATGCTTTGGGCGCGTTGCTCGGCGATCTGTTTGCCCGTTACCGCTTCACCGCGCGCGAGGAATCCGCCACCTGGAGCGATGCCGCGGTGGATCCGGAAATGCTGGGGCGCGCCTTCGAATCACTCATGGCCTCGGACGACCGGCGCGACAGCGGGGCGTTCTTCACGCCGCAGTCCCTGGTGGGCCGCGTAACCGACCTCGCGCTCGGCGAAGCCCTGCGCACCGCCGGGCTGGCCGAGGACGACACCGCGTGCCTGCTCGCCGGCGAGCAGGTCACCCGGGCCGACCGGCCGGCGGTGCTCACCCGCCTCGGTCGCCTCACGCTGCTCGATCCGGCCTGCGGCTCGGGCGCCTTTCTCGTTCATGCGCTGCAGCGCATCGCGGACCTGCGCGCCCAGCTCGGCGATCCACGGTCGGTGAGCGAGATCCGCCGCGACGCGCTGACGCGCTCCGTTTTCGGCGTGGACCGGAATCCCATGGCGGTCTGGCTCTGCGAGCTGCGGCTGTGGCTGTCCGTGGTGATCGAGAGCGAGGTTGCCGACCCGATGGCCGTTGCGCCCTTGCCCAATCTCGACCGCAACGTGCGCGTGGGTGACGCGCTATCGGGAACCCCCTTCGATGCCGGCGCCACGCTGGTCGCGCGACCGGGGGAACTCGCGACGGCCCGGCGCCGCTACGCCGGGGCCACGGGCGTCCACAAAGCTGCGCTCGCCCGCGCGTTGGACCGCGCCGAGCGGTCCCGAGCGCTCACCATGCTCGATCGCGCGATCACCGGGGTCCAGCATGCGCGCCGCGAGTTGGTACTCGCTGGGCGCGGCCCCGACCTGTTCGGTGAGCGACGTGGCCTGACCGCCGACGATCGCCGCACGCTCACCGACCTGCGATCGCGCGCCGCAGCGTTGCGACACGAGCGCCGCCGGCTGGCCGACGGCGGAGCATTGCCGTTCTCGTTCGGCGCCCATTTCGCCGATGTCGCCGCGGACGGAGGCTTTCAACTGATCGTCGGCAATCCGCCATGGGTGCGACTTCATCGCGTGCCGGCACACGAGCGGGCCGCCCTGCGGCGGAATTACACCGTATTCCGCAACGCGTCGTGGGCCTCCGGCGCCCAAGCCGCGCACGCCGGCTCGGGCTTTGCGGGCCAGGTCGACCTATCAGCGCTGTTCGTAGAGCGCAGCGCCGCGCTCCTCTGCCCGGGGGGTGCGCTGGCGCTCCTCGTACCGGCCAAGCTCTGGTGCTCGCTGGCCGGCGGCGGCGTGCGACGGCTGCTGCACGAGCGGCTCTCGCTCCTCCACGTGGAGGATCTCTCCAACGCCCCCGCCCTGTTCGACGCGGCGGTGTATCCCTCGATCGTCGCAGCCCGGGCGCCGGAGCGTGGTACCGAGCACCCGCCCACGGTGACCGTCGCCGCGGGGAAGCGCGCGACGGTCGTGCAGTGGCGCGCCGAGTCGGGCTCCCTCGCCCTCGACCACACGCCCGGCAGCCCGTGGCTGTTGTTGCCACCGCCTGTCCGCCAGGCCGTCGACTACCTGGCGGCCGTTGGTATACCATTTCTTGAAACCGCGGTGGGTCGCCCGCTGCTCGGCGTGAAGAGCGGGTGCAATGACGCCTTCGTGGTCGAGGTCGTGGACCGCCGTGGCGGCGTGGCCTGCGTCCGCGCCGCCGGCGGCCGGACGGGAGAGGTGGAAGCCGCGCTGCTTCGCCCCGCCATACGCGGCGAAGCCGTGCGCGCCTGGAGCGCCGACACGGGAATGGACCACATCGTCTGGACCTGCGATGCGCGGGGGGCGCCTCTGACCGAACTGCCCGCCCGCACGGCCCGCTGGCTCGGACGGTACAAGCGCCGTCTGCGCGCGCGCAGCGACGCCCGGAACGCCCGGCTTTGGTGGACGCTGTTTCGCACCGAGGGCGCGGCGTGCGATCGGCCGCGCGTGGTATGGGCGGACTTCGGGCGCCGTCCGCGCGCCGTCATCCTCGACGCCGGCGACCGCCGCGTGCCCCTCAACACCTGTTACGTGGCGCGATGCCAGGACCTCGACGACGCTCGCACGCTGGCGGCGATCCTGAACTCGGCCGTCGCTGCCGCGTGGTTGAATGCGCTAGCCGAGCCGGCACGCGGCGGATTCCGCCGTTATCTCGCCTGGACCGTGGGCCGCCTGCCGCTGCCGCGCGACTGGCTCCGCGCGCGCAGGACGCTCGCCCCGCTGGCGGCCGGCATCGCGGAGCGACCCGAACGGGAGCACGTGCCGCACAGCGTGCTCACCGACGCAGTGCTCCACGCCTACCGCCTGGAGCATTCCGACCTGGCCGCGCTGCTCACCTGGACCGCAGCATGA
- a CDS encoding TonB-dependent receptor: MRSLAMRLAALGALFAPDASAQKPRTPDSTATLPGVTVTATRAPSLILETPLAITTVSAPELRGLRGFGLDEALTLVPGVVAQSRYGTSDVRLVIRGFGARGAGDRSNAGTSRGVRVLIDGIPETEPDGRTAFDQIDLAAAEGIEVIRSNASADWGNAAGGVINVRTVPASTAPALEVQSMFGAFGLARYAARASGPIGTGVAFVNFTNTSFDGWRDHSAARRALFNAGLVGDVGPNTRVGFYASGTNNLFRIPGPLTWGEAQADPRRANATYASHDERRYNRIARLGATVEHDVDSTTTVSGMVFASPKYLQRSERNTFRDFTRYHVGGNVVGRHTFALAPRHDVRVAVGADEAYQDGAILFYSLVDGQRGTELRDNKGEGANNLGVFGEAQLSLDDRFTVSAGARLDNVTYYANNFVDPALNDRRSFVGVTPKLGATWRVSATSSLYASVGGGIEVPAGNETDPVPGSPAPGINPLLDPIRSTTYEVGYKQALAQLVPFWISYDIALYDTEVVNEIVPYNGGRFYLTAGRARRRGAELGLTAQGPRGLFGGAAVTWSHNRYVDYVVDSIYLGAPGAAADYSGHKVMGVPDVMVNLEAGVEMHELHALRLKLGIEHAGPYYADDANQVPIPGHTVVNLTIEARQPVLRAGGIGLRGFVTVENLANRRYISSAFLNPDLANGVPLAFEPGMPRSLVVSFTASPLP; encoded by the coding sequence ATGCGATCGCTGGCCATGCGGCTGGCGGCCCTGGGCGCGCTGTTCGCGCCCGACGCCTCCGCACAGAAACCCCGGACGCCGGACAGCACCGCGACGCTCCCCGGCGTGACCGTCACGGCGACCCGCGCGCCGTCGTTGATCCTCGAGACGCCGCTCGCGATCACCACGGTGTCGGCACCCGAACTGAGGGGGCTGCGCGGATTCGGGCTCGATGAGGCGCTCACCCTGGTTCCGGGCGTGGTTGCCCAGTCACGCTATGGAACGAGCGACGTGCGACTGGTCATCCGCGGATTCGGCGCGCGCGGGGCCGGCGACCGCTCCAATGCCGGCACGTCACGCGGCGTGCGCGTCCTCATAGACGGGATTCCCGAGACGGAACCGGATGGACGCACGGCGTTCGACCAGATCGATCTCGCCGCTGCCGAAGGCATCGAGGTGATTCGCTCCAATGCCTCCGCCGACTGGGGCAACGCCGCGGGTGGCGTGATCAACGTGCGCACGGTCCCGGCATCCACTGCGCCGGCACTCGAGGTCCAGTCGATGTTCGGCGCGTTCGGGCTGGCACGCTACGCGGCGCGGGCCTCGGGCCCGATCGGAACGGGCGTGGCGTTCGTGAACTTCACGAACACTTCGTTCGACGGCTGGCGTGACCACTCGGCGGCGCGGCGCGCACTGTTCAACGCCGGCCTGGTGGGCGACGTCGGCCCGAACACGCGGGTCGGTTTCTATGCCTCGGGGACGAACAATCTGTTCCGCATTCCGGGCCCGCTCACGTGGGGCGAAGCGCAGGCCGACCCCCGGCGGGCGAACGCGACCTACGCATCGCACGACGAGCGGCGCTACAACCGCATCGCCCGACTCGGCGCCACGGTGGAGCACGATGTCGACTCGACAACGACGGTGTCGGGCATGGTGTTCGCGAGTCCCAAGTACCTGCAGCGGTCGGAGCGTAACACGTTCCGCGATTTCACGCGCTACCACGTGGGCGGCAACGTGGTTGGACGGCACACGTTCGCGCTGGCCCCGAGGCACGACGTGCGCGTGGCCGTCGGCGCCGACGAAGCCTACCAGGACGGCGCCATCCTGTTCTATTCGCTGGTCGACGGCCAGCGCGGCACTGAATTGCGCGACAACAAGGGCGAGGGCGCCAATAATCTGGGCGTCTTCGGCGAAGCCCAACTCTCGCTCGACGACCGGTTCACCGTGTCGGCCGGCGCGCGCCTCGACAACGTCACCTATTACGCGAACAACTTCGTCGATCCCGCCCTCAACGACCGCCGCTCGTTCGTGGGGGTGACACCCAAACTGGGGGCGACCTGGCGGGTATCGGCCACGTCGAGCCTGTACGCAAGCGTGGGCGGCGGCATCGAGGTGCCGGCCGGCAACGAGACCGATCCCGTACCCGGATCCCCCGCCCCCGGTATCAACCCGCTGCTCGATCCCATACGGTCCACGACCTACGAAGTGGGGTACAAGCAGGCCCTGGCCCAACTGGTGCCATTCTGGATATCGTATGACATCGCGCTGTACGATACCGAGGTCGTCAACGAAATCGTGCCGTACAACGGCGGGCGGTTCTACCTCACCGCGGGCCGCGCCCGCCGGCGCGGAGCCGAACTTGGCCTCACCGCGCAGGGCCCGCGCGGCCTGTTCGGCGGCGCCGCGGTCACCTGGTCGCACAACCGCTACGTGGACTACGTCGTAGACTCCATCTACCTGGGCGCCCCCGGCGCGGCCGCGGACTACAGCGGTCACAAGGTCATGGGCGTACCCGACGTCATGGTCAACCTCGAGGCCGGCGTCGAAATGCACGAGCTACATGCGCTGCGCCTCAAGCTCGGCATCGAACACGCCGGGCCCTACTACGCCGACGATGCCAACCAGGTCCCCATACCCGGACATACAGTGGTCAATCTCACGATCGAGGCTCGGCAGCCGGTACTGCGCGCGGGCGGCATCGGGCTTCGTGGCTTCGTGACCGTGGAGAATCTCGCCAATCGTCGATATATCAGTTCGGCGTTCCTCAATCCCGACCTGGCAAACGGGGTGCCGCTGGCCTTCGAACCCGGAATGCCGCGGTCGCTGGTCGTGTCGTTCACCGCCTCCCCGCTGCCCTAG
- a CDS encoding glycosyltransferase family 2 protein, whose protein sequence is MSLGVALLAALPWAIAPLVMVLRARHSRRLDEWSDVVAPPVPLLSVVIPARDEARNIERCLRSVLATSHPALEVIVVDDHSSDGTGGLARAVAESDVRVRVIVPPPLPEGWFGKQWACATGAAIATGEILLFTDADTEHGPDLIPRSVNAMRGRGSELLTVAGRQELGTFWERVVQPQFFALLVARYGGTERVNAATNPSDVIANGQCIFIRRDAYDASGGHEAVRDKVAEDLALAQRFVEQRRRIALVLGIDQLSTRMYTSLSEIVRGWTKNVYAGGREAVPGGPWGRALFPLVLVAGPLFGLAPAAALLAGLAGIVSPGASLWGVLGIVASLPMWIGFYRFAKLPVWYALLYPLGLAVVLYIVVVALARGPRVEWKGRRYTVH, encoded by the coding sequence CGGTGCCGTTACTCTCGGTGGTGATCCCGGCCCGCGACGAAGCGCGCAACATTGAGCGCTGCCTGCGCTCCGTCCTCGCCACCTCGCATCCGGCGCTGGAGGTGATCGTGGTGGATGACCACTCGAGCGACGGCACCGGCGGACTCGCCCGCGCGGTGGCCGAGAGCGATGTGCGCGTGCGGGTGATCGTTCCGCCGCCGCTGCCGGAAGGGTGGTTCGGCAAGCAGTGGGCCTGCGCGACGGGGGCCGCGATCGCCACGGGCGAGATCCTGCTGTTCACCGATGCCGACACCGAGCACGGCCCCGACCTGATTCCGCGATCGGTGAACGCCATGCGCGGGCGCGGCTCCGAACTGCTCACCGTGGCGGGGAGACAGGAACTCGGCACGTTCTGGGAACGCGTGGTGCAGCCGCAGTTCTTCGCCCTGCTCGTGGCCCGCTACGGCGGCACCGAGCGGGTGAATGCGGCGACGAATCCCAGCGACGTGATTGCCAACGGCCAATGCATCTTCATTCGGCGCGACGCCTACGACGCGTCGGGGGGCCACGAAGCCGTGCGCGACAAGGTGGCGGAGGATCTGGCGCTCGCCCAGCGGTTCGTGGAGCAACGGCGGCGCATCGCCCTCGTGCTGGGCATCGACCAGCTCTCCACGCGCATGTACACGTCGCTGAGCGAGATCGTACGCGGGTGGACCAAGAACGTATACGCGGGCGGACGGGAGGCCGTGCCCGGAGGTCCGTGGGGACGGGCGTTGTTTCCGCTGGTCCTCGTGGCCGGGCCACTGTTCGGCCTCGCGCCGGCGGCCGCCCTGCTCGCCGGGCTGGCCGGCATCGTCTCGCCGGGCGCGTCCCTCTGGGGCGTGCTCGGCATCGTCGCCTCGCTGCCGATGTGGATCGGGTTCTACCGGTTCGCCAAGCTGCCGGTCTGGTACGCCCTGTTGTATCCGCTGGGACTGGCGGTGGTGCTCTATATAGTAGTGGTGGCGCTCGCCCGCGGACCGCGGGTGGAGTGGAAAGGGCGGAGGTACACCGTTCACTAG